The following proteins come from a genomic window of Gimesia chilikensis:
- a CDS encoding FAD-dependent oxidoreductase: MDEFQPPSSGASITTRCCVVGGGPAGLFLGYLLGRAGVEVIVLEKHKDFLRDFRGDTIHPSTLELLHELGLLDEFLGIADKHFESLKLNFEGQDVEGPYFTHLPTKCKFITFAPQWDFLNMLARHGAEFPNFQVHMQSKATGLIFDGDQVVGVKVEGVNGEYEIRADLVVGADGRGSDMRHEAGVEIVEKGIPIDVLWFRVSKAGEVTDNTLARIRDGRMLITIDRGDYFQTGMIINKGSFDDLKQEGLEAFRNRVVEILPALSDGINDIDSWDKVRLLTVQLNHITNWARPGLLFIGDAAHAMSPVGGVGVNLAVQDAVAAANILADPLYNETLTLSDLKRVQQRREPPALHMQRLQVFAHQRLFGGSSVPGKPISISWPLRKMAGLLAPILRRKAGKIIGLGLLQEHIECPSRAPRPAEASAK, from the coding sequence ATGGATGAGTTTCAACCACCGTCAAGCGGTGCTTCGATTACAACTCGCTGTTGTGTTGTCGGCGGAGGGCCAGCGGGATTATTTCTCGGCTATCTGCTGGGGCGGGCCGGCGTGGAAGTCATCGTACTGGAAAAACACAAAGATTTCCTGCGTGACTTTCGTGGCGACACCATTCATCCTTCCACACTGGAACTGCTGCATGAACTGGGCCTGCTCGATGAATTCCTGGGCATCGCGGACAAGCACTTCGAATCTTTGAAACTCAATTTTGAAGGGCAGGATGTTGAAGGGCCTTACTTCACACATCTGCCGACCAAATGCAAATTCATCACTTTTGCACCACAGTGGGATTTCCTGAATATGCTGGCCCGACATGGCGCTGAGTTCCCCAACTTCCAAGTACACATGCAGTCGAAGGCCACCGGCCTGATCTTTGACGGAGACCAGGTCGTGGGCGTGAAGGTGGAAGGAGTGAATGGAGAATATGAAATCCGAGCCGATCTAGTCGTCGGTGCCGACGGTCGAGGATCGGACATGCGCCACGAAGCAGGTGTCGAAATCGTCGAAAAAGGGATTCCTATCGACGTACTCTGGTTCCGGGTCAGCAAAGCAGGCGAAGTCACCGACAACACACTGGCCCGCATTCGAGATGGGAGAATGTTAATCACCATCGACCGGGGAGACTACTTCCAGACCGGGATGATCATTAACAAAGGTTCCTTCGATGACTTGAAGCAGGAAGGCCTCGAAGCCTTCCGCAACCGGGTCGTCGAGATTCTGCCCGCCCTCTCTGATGGCATCAACGACATCGACTCGTGGGACAAGGTCCGTCTGCTGACCGTGCAGTTGAATCACATTACCAACTGGGCTCGTCCGGGGCTGCTGTTCATTGGAGACGCAGCACATGCGATGTCCCCTGTGGGAGGAGTTGGCGTCAACCTCGCAGTGCAGGATGCGGTCGCAGCAGCCAACATCCTGGCGGACCCGCTCTATAATGAAACCCTGACTCTGTCAGATCTGAAGCGGGTACAACAGCGGCGTGAACCACCGGCTCTCCATATGCAGCGCCTGCAGGTCTTCGCACACCAACGACTGTTCGGCGGTAGCAGCGTCCCGGGTAAACCGATCTCGATTTCCTGGCCGTTACGGAAAATGGCTGGGCTGCTTGCCCCGATTCTCAGACGCAAAGCAGGGAAGATCATCGGACTCGGTTTACTTCAGGAGCATATCGAATGCCCCAGCCGCGCCCCTCGCCCTGCAGAAGCGTCCGCGAAATGA
- a CDS encoding prenyltransferase/squalene oxidase repeat-containing protein, with the protein MYHSILQACVCCLILNLALLSPAGETAPDPALVRSAISRSIPLIEKAAAGSAHERTCFTCHNQALAVLVFSEAQPRGFKIDQTNFQRQVDHTAAALKRGLEKYQTGQGQGGGPDMASFSLWTLELAGRKPDEVTAAVTGYLLERNRSRDHWLRNSTRPPSMSSDTNTSYFVIRALRNFGTEAQQPRIQKRFAQSRDWFLKLKPASTEERVFQLRAFLELNVEESRIQAAARELTQLQNSDGGWSQLPEMTSDAYATGTVLVALLRSGQHKASDLSIQRGIKYLLETQQPDGSWYVKSRANPFQTYFETGYPHGKDQFISVTAASWATVALLLTLPTDE; encoded by the coding sequence ATGTACCATTCGATTCTGCAGGCATGCGTCTGCTGTCTCATCCTGAATCTCGCACTCTTATCGCCAGCCGGTGAAACCGCTCCCGATCCGGCTCTGGTTCGTTCAGCCATTTCCCGTTCCATCCCCCTCATCGAAAAAGCAGCCGCCGGCTCAGCCCACGAACGAACCTGTTTCACCTGTCATAACCAGGCCCTGGCCGTCCTGGTATTCAGTGAGGCACAGCCGCGGGGATTCAAAATTGATCAGACCAATTTTCAAAGACAGGTCGATCACACAGCAGCTGCCCTCAAGCGGGGGCTGGAAAAATATCAGACGGGGCAAGGTCAGGGAGGCGGCCCTGATATGGCCAGTTTTTCCCTCTGGACACTGGAGCTGGCGGGCAGAAAACCGGATGAAGTCACAGCAGCCGTCACCGGGTATCTGCTGGAACGCAACCGCTCCCGCGATCACTGGCTGCGTAATTCTACGCGGCCTCCGTCCATGTCCAGCGATACCAACACCAGTTATTTCGTAATCCGAGCACTGAGAAATTTTGGAACCGAGGCACAACAACCCCGGATCCAGAAACGTTTCGCTCAAAGCCGCGACTGGTTCCTGAAACTCAAACCGGCTTCCACCGAAGAACGAGTCTTTCAGTTGAGAGCCTTCCTGGAACTCAATGTAGAAGAGTCACGTATTCAAGCGGCAGCCCGGGAACTGACACAGCTGCAGAATTCCGATGGGGGCTGGTCACAACTCCCCGAGATGACCAGCGACGCCTACGCTACAGGGACCGTCCTTGTGGCCCTCTTACGTTCGGGACAACATAAGGCAAGCGATCTGAGCATTCAACGCGGCATAAAATACCTGCTCGAGACTCAGCAACCGGATGGCTCCTGGTATGTGAAATCGCGGGCCAATCCGTTTCAGACTTACTTCGAAACCGGCTATCCGCATGGGAAAGACCAGTTCATCTCAGTCACCGCAGCCAGTTGGGCCACCGTTGCACTGCTGCTGACATTGCCGACCGATGAATAA
- a CDS encoding serine hydrolase — MPLRIFLLLLLSLTTSLLRAAEITFELKMSAVEYQRFVSGLGKQDLALAEVSVFPGQRSIEFAAIAVPRMSQRDWKAHHGLTIGQLNQKLEEYAADGFQPVEISGCELRGSARYAVIWEKGAAPDFILKHSLDDTELKETLETLKEQGYSPLSLDGFALRNKASHAGIWVKQQANAWEAECNVPADRFPQTYDEFIARGYRLEELCGFSIGNTPFYHALWSKVSGPIWQARFHSTASQLEEVDKKRRTENLELSYLDGYQVNGKTFFNAIWRKPEQRSRMTSSPIRWQTAADIPVTGLEQPELASLDQSIKEFLLEHHPPGASVAVSYRGRLVYARGFGYADVEQKKKVQPDSQFRIASLSKPITAVAIMKLIEQGKLQLDTKVFSVLKDYQKELAAPEVDPRLKDITIQNLLNHTGGWDRDASFDPMFRSVAFARQLGKQPPAEADDVIRIMVQKPLDFAPGEKYAYSNFGYCLLGRVIEEITGQSYAEYVQQTICQPLGMKHTELGRTLLINRRPNEVKYYSENVGSTVYSNNTLSEVPRPYGAWYLEAMDSHGGWISSAPDLVRFATAFNLPDECPILKAPALSQMFARPEGSAGFTEDGVPKVAYYACGWMVRPIDTAGNANHWHMGALDGTSTLLVRRLDRINWAILFNTHQGADQKRLSNLIDAPMHRWINQIENWPEKDQFREE, encoded by the coding sequence ATGCCTTTGAGAATCTTCCTGCTGCTCCTGCTCAGTCTTACAACCAGCTTACTGCGAGCTGCCGAAATAACTTTTGAACTGAAAATGTCTGCGGTAGAGTACCAGCGTTTTGTTTCAGGTCTCGGGAAGCAGGATCTGGCTCTGGCTGAAGTCAGTGTTTTTCCAGGACAGCGCTCCATCGAATTTGCAGCAATCGCCGTCCCTCGCATGAGCCAGCGCGACTGGAAAGCACATCACGGGCTGACGATCGGTCAGCTGAATCAGAAATTAGAGGAATATGCTGCAGATGGTTTTCAACCCGTGGAGATTAGCGGATGTGAACTAAGAGGCTCAGCCCGTTATGCTGTCATCTGGGAAAAAGGGGCTGCTCCCGATTTCATTTTGAAACATTCCCTCGATGATACCGAGCTCAAGGAAACTCTGGAGACCCTGAAAGAACAGGGCTATAGTCCACTTTCCCTGGATGGATTCGCTCTCCGCAATAAAGCCTCCCATGCAGGGATCTGGGTGAAACAGCAGGCAAACGCCTGGGAAGCAGAATGTAATGTCCCCGCAGACAGGTTTCCTCAGACCTACGACGAGTTTATCGCGCGTGGCTATCGCCTGGAAGAACTCTGCGGGTTCAGTATTGGTAACACTCCCTTTTACCATGCCCTCTGGTCCAAAGTTTCCGGCCCGATCTGGCAGGCACGATTTCATTCAACTGCCAGTCAATTAGAGGAAGTCGATAAGAAACGCAGAACCGAGAATCTGGAGCTGTCTTACCTGGATGGCTACCAGGTAAACGGCAAGACTTTTTTCAACGCTATCTGGAGAAAACCGGAGCAGAGATCTCGCATGACTTCCTCACCGATTCGCTGGCAGACCGCCGCTGACATTCCGGTCACCGGTCTGGAACAGCCGGAACTCGCTTCACTGGACCAGTCAATCAAAGAGTTCCTGCTCGAACACCATCCCCCGGGTGCATCTGTCGCGGTCAGCTATCGCGGTCGTCTCGTTTACGCTCGCGGTTTTGGTTACGCCGATGTTGAGCAAAAGAAAAAGGTCCAGCCAGACAGCCAGTTTCGGATTGCCAGCCTCTCCAAACCTATCACAGCCGTAGCCATCATGAAGCTCATCGAACAGGGAAAATTGCAGCTGGACACGAAGGTCTTTTCAGTCTTGAAAGATTACCAGAAGGAGCTGGCAGCTCCAGAAGTCGATCCGCGTCTAAAAGATATCACAATTCAAAACCTCCTGAATCATACCGGCGGCTGGGACCGGGATGCCTCCTTTGATCCCATGTTTCGTTCGGTTGCTTTCGCCAGACAACTGGGCAAGCAGCCTCCCGCTGAAGCGGACGATGTAATTCGCATCATGGTACAGAAACCACTCGATTTTGCCCCTGGTGAAAAGTATGCCTACTCCAATTTTGGCTACTGCCTGCTGGGCCGGGTGATCGAAGAGATAACCGGACAGTCCTACGCAGAATATGTGCAGCAGACGATCTGCCAGCCCCTGGGTATGAAACACACAGAACTCGGCAGGACACTACTCATCAACCGACGTCCCAATGAGGTCAAATACTACAGCGAGAATGTTGGCAGTACAGTCTATTCTAATAATACGCTCTCCGAAGTGCCGCGTCCGTATGGTGCCTGGTATCTGGAAGCAATGGACTCACACGGAGGCTGGATTTCATCTGCTCCAGACCTGGTACGCTTCGCGACTGCGTTCAACCTGCCGGATGAATGCCCGATCCTGAAGGCTCCTGCCCTCTCCCAGATGTTTGCCCGTCCTGAAGGGAGTGCGGGCTTCACAGAGGATGGCGTCCCCAAAGTTGCCTATTATGCCTGTGGTTGGATGGTGCGGCCGATCGACACAGCAGGTAACGCAAACCATTGGCATATGGGAGCCCTGGATGGCACTTCAACCTTACTCGTCAGACGACTGGACCGAATCAACTGGGCCATTCTATTCAATACCCACCAAGGTGCGGACCAGAAGCGACTATCAAATCTGATCGATGCCCCCATGCATCGCTGGATCAACCAGATCGAAAACTGGCCTGAAAAAGATCAGTTCCGAGAGGAATGA
- a CDS encoding glycerophosphodiester phosphodiesterase, translated as MKTESGKGVALNYLKMGIGLLCTLSIVSEALFAGDPILIAHRGLLRHAPENTLPAFSTCLDLGLGIELDIRTTKDGELVIIHDDSLQRTTDGGKRSIRDIIWAEAQQLDAGKWFDPAFAETRIPTLEETLKLIRDRKRGETVIALNIKQLNPEGERKLIQLLEQCDLFGDCFGFDQSADMSQRLKKLNPKFRVGQNVSRKNLETRLSEGKLDVFLLTFVPEKSEVDSLKQQGKQVLFNFGGAGEARRNPTVWNQIRAAGVEGMLTDYPLECRRIWREADPGS; from the coding sequence ATGAAAACAGAATCCGGAAAGGGCGTTGCTTTGAATTATCTCAAGATGGGAATCGGTTTGCTCTGTACGTTGAGCATCGTCTCTGAGGCTTTATTCGCAGGGGATCCAATCTTAATCGCGCATCGGGGGCTGCTGCGCCATGCTCCCGAAAATACGCTCCCCGCATTTTCAACCTGCCTGGATCTCGGGCTGGGTATCGAACTGGATATTCGAACGACAAAAGATGGTGAGCTGGTCATCATTCACGATGACAGTCTGCAGCGAACAACTGACGGAGGCAAACGTTCCATCAGAGACATCATCTGGGCCGAGGCTCAACAGCTCGATGCTGGAAAGTGGTTTGATCCTGCTTTCGCAGAGACACGGATTCCTACTCTGGAAGAGACTCTGAAGCTGATCAGGGATCGCAAACGGGGCGAGACTGTGATCGCATTGAACATCAAGCAGCTGAATCCGGAAGGCGAACGTAAACTGATTCAACTGCTGGAACAATGTGATCTGTTTGGCGACTGTTTTGGCTTCGATCAGAGTGCTGATATGAGTCAGCGTCTGAAAAAGTTAAATCCAAAGTTTCGCGTCGGACAAAATGTCAGCCGGAAGAATCTGGAAACTCGTCTCAGTGAGGGAAAACTGGATGTTTTTCTGCTGACCTTTGTTCCTGAAAAGTCAGAAGTCGACTCTCTCAAACAGCAGGGCAAACAGGTGCTGTTTAATTTTGGTGGAGCAGGGGAGGCCCGTCGGAATCCTACGGTCTGGAATCAGATCCGTGCGGCTGGTGTAGAAGGCATGCTGACCGATTATCCACTGGAGTGCCGTCGCATCTGGAGAGAAGCAGATCCGGGTTCCTGA
- a CDS encoding DUF6159 family protein translates to MFTRISNGWALSKQSFHVLMLDKELLLFPIMSGISCLLVLASFALPLWNSKYVDVIMNDQQAPQDPVAYVILFAFYFVNYFVMIFFNSALMSCAIIRLKGGNPGIGDGFNSALNRLPQIAGWALVSATVGFIIKMIESRSERLGQFVAGLLGMAWSITTYFVIPVLVVERKNPFESIKRSVGILRETWGESLVANFGIGMIMFLVMIPLIAMIVGGGFLISSGSVALGGALIGVAIFGILLASLVSSACHSIVIAAIYLYAAEEEVPEVFDHDLIAHAFAQK, encoded by the coding sequence ATGTTTACCCGCATCTCAAACGGATGGGCACTCTCAAAACAGAGTTTTCACGTCTTAATGCTGGATAAAGAACTGCTCCTGTTTCCCATCATGAGTGGCATTTCCTGTCTGCTGGTACTGGCCAGTTTTGCCCTGCCCCTGTGGAACAGTAAATATGTTGATGTCATCATGAACGACCAGCAGGCCCCGCAGGATCCGGTCGCTTATGTGATTCTGTTTGCCTTCTATTTCGTAAATTACTTCGTGATGATCTTTTTCAACTCGGCCCTGATGTCCTGTGCCATCATTCGCCTGAAGGGGGGCAATCCGGGGATCGGCGATGGCTTTAATTCCGCCCTCAACCGACTGCCGCAAATCGCTGGTTGGGCTCTGGTCAGTGCGACCGTAGGTTTCATCATCAAGATGATCGAGTCCCGCTCTGAGAGACTGGGACAGTTTGTCGCCGGTCTGCTGGGAATGGCCTGGTCAATTACGACTTATTTCGTGATCCCCGTCCTGGTAGTCGAACGAAAAAACCCCTTTGAGTCAATCAAACGCTCTGTCGGTATTCTGCGCGAGACCTGGGGCGAATCACTGGTCGCCAACTTCGGGATCGGCATGATCATGTTCCTGGTCATGATCCCGCTGATCGCAATGATTGTGGGTGGAGGCTTCTTAATCAGTTCAGGAAGTGTCGCCCTCGGTGGAGCTCTGATCGGAGTCGCCATTTTCGGTATCCTGCTGGCATCCCTGGTTTCCTCCGCCTGCCATTCGATCGTCATCGCAGCCATCTACCTTTACGCTGCTGAGGAAGAGGTCCCGGAGGTCTTCGATCACGATCTGATCGCACATGCCTTCGCACAAAAATAG
- a CDS encoding glycogen debranching protein has translation MDHWDKREGSPVHLGETWVPSENAYNFAIYSKHAEQVKLLFFTEDNLFEPVFEFAFDYLRNKSAEIWHCRIPKEKIKSAKYYAYQIDGPAPDGIYDWHAFDPDKLLFDPYSHNLFFPPLFDRQRACLPGSNIGHAPLSVLQSIECAFNWDDDQHIHHTSDLVIYEMHVKGFTRRENSGVSADARGTFAGVIEKIPYLLELGVTAVELMPVYQFDDDDGNYWGYMPLGFFAPHDAYCKSDDTCERHIEFCEMVKALHKAGIEVILDVVYNHTGEGNEQGPTYSFKGIDNTTYYTLTDNPRDPFANYSGSGNTLHTANRAVRKMIVDSMHYWVKEMHVDGFRFDLASILTRRLDGSIDESNPTTIGQIGSDNTLTDRRFIAEPWDAAGEFQLGSRFPGHRWMQWNAAYRDTVQQFVRGDSGKVADLMTRIYGSCDLFPDDCLHALRPYQSVNYITSHDGFTLYDLVSYNSKQNWANGHNNTDGTNDYSWNCGWEGADAPPEVEQLRKQQAKNLFALLMVSNGSPMFRMGDEFLQTQEGNNNPYNQDNETTWLDWDRLETHQDFFRFVKLMIAFRKRHSTVCRSHFWREDVKWYGVTRYVDLTPAAKTLAFCLHGQSEADVDLYVMINAAANTCIFGIHEGTPGEWQRVVDTALPSPEDVLEPESLKPVSAATYDVQARSVVILIRQKRIL, from the coding sequence ATGGACCACTGGGATAAAAGAGAAGGCTCTCCCGTACACTTGGGAGAAACCTGGGTTCCCTCAGAGAACGCTTACAACTTCGCCATCTATTCGAAACACGCCGAACAGGTGAAGCTGCTCTTCTTCACCGAGGACAATCTGTTCGAACCGGTCTTCGAATTTGCGTTCGACTACCTGCGCAATAAGTCTGCTGAAATCTGGCACTGCCGGATTCCCAAAGAGAAGATCAAATCTGCAAAATACTACGCCTACCAGATCGACGGTCCCGCGCCGGATGGCATTTATGACTGGCATGCCTTTGATCCGGATAAGCTGCTGTTTGATCCCTATTCCCACAACCTTTTCTTCCCCCCCCTGTTTGATCGTCAGCGGGCCTGCCTGCCGGGCTCCAACATCGGACATGCCCCGCTCTCGGTATTACAGTCGATTGAATGCGCCTTTAACTGGGATGACGACCAGCATATCCATCACACTTCTGACCTGGTCATCTACGAGATGCACGTCAAGGGGTTTACCAGACGTGAGAACTCTGGAGTCTCGGCTGATGCCCGGGGTACGTTCGCGGGTGTGATCGAAAAAATCCCGTATCTCCTGGAACTGGGAGTGACTGCGGTTGAACTGATGCCCGTCTATCAGTTCGACGACGACGATGGTAATTACTGGGGATACATGCCCCTGGGCTTCTTCGCGCCGCATGATGCGTACTGCAAATCAGACGACACCTGCGAACGCCACATCGAATTTTGTGAAATGGTCAAAGCCCTGCACAAAGCCGGCATCGAAGTCATCCTGGATGTGGTTTACAACCATACTGGCGAGGGAAATGAACAGGGCCCCACCTACAGTTTCAAAGGAATCGACAACACCACCTATTACACGTTGACTGACAACCCCCGAGATCCGTTCGCCAATTATTCAGGATCGGGCAACACACTGCATACCGCCAACCGGGCCGTCCGGAAGATGATCGTCGACAGTATGCACTACTGGGTCAAGGAGATGCACGTAGACGGTTTCCGCTTTGACCTGGCCAGCATCCTCACCCGCAGACTGGATGGGAGCATTGATGAATCGAACCCGACCACGATTGGACAGATTGGTTCAGACAATACCCTGACGGACCGCCGCTTCATCGCAGAACCCTGGGATGCCGCGGGAGAGTTTCAGCTCGGCTCCCGTTTTCCCGGTCATCGCTGGATGCAATGGAATGCCGCCTACCGAGATACCGTGCAACAGTTCGTGCGAGGGGATTCTGGAAAAGTCGCAGACCTCATGACGCGCATCTACGGCAGTTGTGACCTGTTTCCCGATGACTGCCTGCACGCCCTGCGACCATACCAGAGCGTCAACTATATCACTTCGCATGACGGCTTTACCCTGTATGATCTGGTCTCGTATAACAGCAAACAGAACTGGGCCAACGGTCACAACAATACCGATGGAACCAACGATTACAGCTGGAACTGCGGCTGGGAAGGGGCAGACGCGCCTCCCGAAGTCGAACAGCTTAGAAAGCAGCAGGCCAAAAACCTGTTTGCGCTGTTGATGGTCTCCAATGGTTCGCCCATGTTTCGAATGGGTGACGAATTCCTGCAGACCCAGGAGGGCAACAACAACCCGTACAACCAGGACAACGAAACGACCTGGCTCGACTGGGATCGACTTGAGACGCACCAGGATTTCTTTCGTTTCGTCAAACTGATGATCGCCTTCCGAAAACGGCACTCAACGGTCTGCCGTTCCCATTTCTGGAGAGAAGATGTAAAATGGTACGGAGTTACACGCTATGTCGATCTGACGCCTGCCGCGAAAACGCTGGCGTTCTGTCTGCATGGTCAGAGTGAAGCGGACGTCGATTTGTATGTCATGATCAATGCTGCCGCCAACACCTGCATTTTTGGAATCCATGAAGGAACTCCCGGAGAATGGCAGCGGGTGGTCGACACGGCCCTGCCCAGCCCGGAAGATGTGCTGGAACCAGAGTCCCTGAAGCCGGTTTCCGCAGCAACCTATGATGTGCAGGCACGGTCGGTTGTCATTCTGATCAGGCAAAAGCGTATCTTATAA
- a CDS encoding alpha/beta hydrolase family protein: MLRLSGWMMCLWGCLSGLQAAEQQSETEQAAPVYREHLDLSYYLDQNGEKQSVKNWNDWQTRRQHILSNMQTVMGEVPRPKQPVPLEMKVLEETDLGKVKRLKISYHTDDLQQRVKAYLFVPQGASADHRVPAILCLHQTNSQIGKEEPAGIRGLPNLKYAIELAERGYVTLAPDYPSFGEYPYDFKAHPEYRSGTMKAIYDNMRSIDLLQSLDYVNADQIGCVGHSLGGHNTMFTAAFDTRIKALVSSCGFTRFHKYYGGKLKGWTSDRYMPLINSKYQNDPNQVPFDFTEIVASFAPRAFLACAPVNDSNFEVSGVKDVIRIAQPVYQLSGHPENLQATYPEAQHDFPPATREAAYQFFDRHLKK, from the coding sequence ATGCTGCGGTTAAGTGGATGGATGATGTGTCTGTGGGGATGTCTCTCCGGGTTACAGGCGGCAGAACAGCAGTCTGAGACAGAACAGGCTGCTCCCGTTTATCGGGAGCACCTGGATCTGTCTTACTATCTGGACCAGAATGGTGAGAAGCAGTCGGTAAAAAACTGGAATGACTGGCAAACTCGGAGACAGCACATCCTGTCTAATATGCAGACGGTGATGGGCGAAGTGCCCCGGCCGAAGCAGCCGGTGCCCCTGGAGATGAAAGTGCTGGAAGAGACCGATCTGGGCAAGGTGAAGCGACTAAAAATCTCGTATCACACAGACGATCTACAACAGCGGGTCAAAGCATATCTGTTTGTTCCTCAAGGCGCCTCTGCCGACCATCGAGTGCCTGCCATTCTCTGTCTGCATCAGACGAATTCGCAAATCGGAAAAGAGGAACCGGCGGGAATCCGGGGACTGCCCAATCTGAAGTATGCGATCGAACTGGCAGAGCGGGGCTATGTCACACTCGCGCCCGATTATCCTTCGTTCGGTGAGTATCCGTATGATTTCAAAGCGCACCCCGAATACCGTAGTGGAACCATGAAGGCGATCTATGACAATATGCGGTCCATTGATCTGTTGCAGTCACTGGATTATGTCAACGCGGATCAGATCGGTTGTGTGGGTCATTCACTGGGGGGACATAATACGATGTTTACCGCGGCCTTTGATACCCGCATCAAGGCCCTGGTATCAAGCTGTGGCTTCACCCGTTTCCATAAGTACTACGGCGGAAAGCTGAAAGGCTGGACCAGTGACCGCTACATGCCGTTGATCAACAGCAAATACCAGAACGATCCAAATCAGGTTCCCTTTGATTTCACCGAGATCGTGGCCAGCTTTGCGCCGCGGGCTTTTCTGGCATGTGCTCCTGTGAACGACAGTAATTTTGAGGTCTCGGGGGTGAAAGATGTGATTCGGATCGCGCAGCCGGTCTATCAGTTATCTGGACACCCAGAGAATCTGCAGGCCACATATCCTGAGGCACAGCACGATTTTCCACCCGCGACGCGTGAAGCAGCCTACCAGTTTTTTGATCGGCATCTCAAAAAATAG
- a CDS encoding nitrous oxide reductase family maturation protein NosD has protein sequence MMSLQRTVLFLMLTVTLSFQLNFHPVSAGAAEPKLAGARPVIHAINYSTIQEAIDAVPAEGGIVMLPPGKFVIDKPLVISSGDFMLVGAGGATHIHNKNEEGLDAIQIHPPADMKLPDGKKDPKPRIWRVQLQNFRVTGNEKSGRGINAKWVQEIFIHGVTSSYHGSDGIFLDFCFEDPRVSDCLITYNKAVGLNLIGCHDIVVSANHFEENQDALRCDDGYNLCMSGNNLDDHLRHGVIIENTYGSIVSANMIEECNGSAIILDRECYGITMSANVIAHNGKGIILKDAHGCAVSANTFTLLAEDALWIGPGSGRITVTGNNFSNSYIGKGMVKRRTNDLKAAGLTLDKTRGITVSGNLFSSVRPKAVEVIEPTTHVIFGNNLLIDVESDHKLLKESIVEHVLEAAAEPVKPESK, from the coding sequence ATGATGAGTTTACAACGAACGGTTCTGTTTTTGATGCTGACTGTTACACTCAGTTTTCAGCTGAATTTCCACCCGGTTTCAGCAGGAGCGGCAGAGCCGAAACTGGCTGGTGCACGACCGGTGATCCACGCAATCAATTACTCCACAATTCAGGAAGCCATTGATGCGGTTCCTGCTGAGGGAGGGATTGTGATGCTGCCTCCGGGTAAATTTGTAATCGACAAACCACTTGTGATTAGCAGTGGCGATTTTATGCTGGTCGGTGCAGGGGGAGCGACGCATATCCATAACAAGAATGAAGAGGGCCTGGATGCGATTCAGATCCACCCCCCGGCTGATATGAAACTGCCCGATGGGAAAAAAGATCCGAAGCCCCGTATCTGGCGTGTGCAGTTGCAGAACTTTCGTGTGACGGGAAATGAAAAGAGCGGTAGGGGCATCAATGCCAAGTGGGTGCAGGAAATCTTTATTCATGGGGTTACCAGCAGCTATCACGGCAGTGATGGAATCTTTCTGGACTTCTGTTTTGAAGACCCCCGCGTTTCGGATTGTCTGATCACATACAACAAAGCCGTCGGACTGAATCTGATCGGCTGTCACGATATTGTGGTTTCAGCGAATCACTTTGAAGAGAACCAGGATGCCCTGCGTTGCGACGATGGATATAACCTGTGTATGAGCGGAAATAATCTGGATGACCACCTGCGACATGGCGTGATCATTGAGAATACCTATGGCTCAATCGTCAGTGCCAACATGATTGAAGAATGTAACGGAAGTGCCATCATCCTCGACCGGGAATGCTACGGCATTACGATGTCTGCGAACGTGATTGCGCATAACGGAAAAGGGATTATTCTCAAAGACGCGCATGGCTGTGCTGTGAGTGCGAATACTTTCACACTGCTCGCAGAAGATGCATTGTGGATTGGTCCTGGGTCCGGTCGGATTACAGTGACAGGCAATAACTTCTCCAATAGTTACATTGGAAAAGGAATGGTCAAACGCCGCACCAACGATCTCAAAGCCGCTGGTCTGACACTGGATAAGACTCGGGGAATTACTGTCTCCGGCAACCTGTTCTCTTCAGTGCGTCCCAAGGCAGTGGAAGTGATCGAACCGACGACCCATGTGATCTTCGGGAATAACCTGCTGATCGATGTCGAATCAGACCACAAACTGCTGAAAGAATCGATCGTGGAACATGTTCTTGAAGCGGCAGCAGAGCCTGTGAAGCCGGAATCCAAGTAG